Genomic segment of Mycobacterium botniense:
GCATCCCTATCGGGGCGCGCCAAACGAGCCCTACTGCTTGCCCTACACCGTGCGGGCGCTGGCCGAACTGCTCGGCCGACCCGCCGAGGAGTTGGCGCATGTCACCACTGCCAATGCCTGCCGGGTCTACGGAATACCGGATACCGGCAGAACTCTCTAAAAGTCCTCTAAGAGCGCCCCGATGAAGTTGCCCTATGTAGGCCGGTTCGTTACCGTCTTGTGATCGAACGGCGGGTTGGGCAATGTCGTTCGGTTTCTGGCTGAAGGTGTCGTTGCTGTGTCGTCGAGGTCGGGGATATACGCGCGTTGAACATAGTCACCAAGCTGCACCAGACCCCTTCGCCGATCCTGCGGATCTTGGTGGCTGCGCTGTTGGTGGTGCTGACCGCCGCGGGCGGGTACGCGGTGGCGGCCCGGAAGACGGTGAAGCTGCGGGTCGATGGAACCCCGATCACGGTCACGACGATGAAGTCGCGGGTGATCGACATCCTCAAGGAGAATGGATTCGACGTCGGGGAGCGTGACGACCTCTACCCGGCGGCTGGTGAACGCTTGCATGACGCCGACGAGATCGTGTTGCGACGCAGCCGACCGTTGCAGATCTCGCTCGACGGGCACGACACCAAACAGGTCTGGACGACCGCATCCACCGTGGACGAGGCGCTGGCTCAACTCTCCATGACCGACACCGCACCGGCGGCGGCTTCGCGCGGCAGCCGCGTTCCGTTAAGTGGTATGGCGCTGCCGGTGGTCAGCGCCAAAACCGTGGAGATCGATGACGCCGGGACCGTGCGCAGTGTGCATTTGGCCGCGCCCAGCGTCGCCGATCTGCTGGCCGCCGCCGGCGCGCCGCTGGAGCAAAGTGACCAGGTGACTCCCAGCGCCACGACTCCCGTTGTTGACGGGATGCACATCCAAGTCACCCGCAACCGTATCGAGAAGGTGACTGAACGGGTGCCCCTGACACCGCCGGCACACCGCATCGAGGATCCGACAATGAACAAAAGCCGACAGGTCGTCGAAGACCCCGGCGCCCCGGGCACCCAGGACGTGACGTTCGCGGTGGCCAAGGTCAACGGCGTCGAGACCGGCCGGTTGCCGATCGCCAACACCGTGATAACACCCGCGCGTGCGGCGGTGGTGCGGGTCGGCACCAAGCCGGGCACCGAGGTGCCTCCGGTGGCCAACCCAGCGGTCTGGGATGCCATCGCCGCCTGTGAGGCCGGCGGAAACTGGGCCATCAATACCGGCAACGGCTACTACGGCGGAGTTCAATTCGACCAGGGCACCTG
This window contains:
- a CDS encoding resuscitation-promoting factor is translated as MNIVTKLHQTPSPILRILVAALLVVLTAAGGYAVAARKTVKLRVDGTPITVTTMKSRVIDILKENGFDVGERDDLYPAAGERLHDADEIVLRRSRPLQISLDGHDTKQVWTTASTVDEALAQLSMTDTAPAAASRGSRVPLSGMALPVVSAKTVEIDDAGTVRSVHLAAPSVADLLAAAGAPLEQSDQVTPSATTPVVDGMHIQVTRNRIEKVTERVPLTPPAHRIEDPTMNKSRQVVEDPGAPGTQDVTFAVAKVNGVETGRLPIANTVITPARAAVVRVGTKPGTEVPPVANPAVWDAIAACEAGGNWAINTGNGYYGGVQFDQGTWERNGGLQYAARADLATREEQIAVAEIVRARQGWGAWPTCSARVGAN